gcaatctactGTGTAaaaccgtcctatgtccaatgaaatgcaaacaatggtaAAATGCACACAAAAATGAAGCAAGGGTTACAACGGGGCTAAGGAgtaggtcgaaacgggattggtgcaagcaccgtttggacatgtgggGCTCAAATCAAGAATCATCGACACATCAAAtcccatctcttattgcaacacatgagacacgtctatgccctaacatagtattgatgaccaaaactatgcaaaaattgcataaacccaactcaagtaggaaaaattcGATAAAgctccttttatttcaacaaatggtaacgtctacaccgtaacaacgactcgatttcccaagccatgcaaaaaatgtgtaaacccgacccatctttggaaaaacatcaatttggccttttatttagcaacggctttttctacccctttaaatgatgagtaggggtgttgcttgcctttttttttcttttttttttcttgacaacaaacaaatatatacaacacaactcatttttttttttgatttttcatgactttttcacttttctattttgcttttcgtttctttttcaaaacctcttatttatatacaaaaccaaatttACATCGAAATCCGACCCAAGTGGACGTGCAAGCCATCCACCGTcacgacccaaatcacctcctacaacacaactacaaaaaccgaccaattcttgattaaggaagggtggttatggggaTGTAGCTATTtaggtgggtttgccaaatgaaaaggctaagctcaaagggggtgaatcaaaaaggggaACAATGTAGGGgagaaaacaaggctatttggctatgtgaggctcataaaaactgatttttgcttcatatcatatgcacaaaaatgtaatgcaatttcatggtctaaggacgatgcgacacatttatgcgtaatgatgtgacacgcctcgcgaggagacctactctcgaacctagatgagggcggggtatgaatgtacccaccctaggaggctctacccttacctttgagtagctaagtcgagccaaaggtctagtctacggccctaggtctcacaagatcggtccaaactcattggtcaagccctccttcctcggctaactaagaggccacgggtgcgagtcatgaggaggggaaaggcacaattgggcacattagttcatcatggggggtacttggttcccttccttgaccatgttcttccttaaaagtttatatacaaactcaatgcaaaaagaaagaaatgcaacatatatttacatgtgaacaaatgcatgcggaaatttaaacaaacatgaaatgaaacgtgCCACAAATTGGCTaatcctagcagcacatcaacaccaaaaatcaaaacggtctcccaaggagacacccaaagcaacaaaattctcattctccttcaaaatatccaagataccaaaaagaaagaatagtaaaaggagcaagaggtaggaaggattataccaagcggtcttctagctcctttttgcctcaagtggtcaatgtgccatgccaaaggttagacaaaacaacatatatatacaatgcaattttttttttgaatttttcagaaatttttcaatttttaggcattttatcTAATTATAAGCATTTACagatataaacaaatattcacaagagtggatatttccctccccacacttgagatgtacattgttctaaatggacaaaagcatagggagtgaataagaaaaagaaaggaacatattttttttaatttttgatttttcaaagggaaaataacatatttttgtgatttttggttttgaaaaattaaaaagacatatttttgttaatttttgatataagaactccctccctacacttatttatttacattacttccaaatggaaataaatgtgtggagggaattcaaattaaaagacatgtttttgttttttttaggccctccccacacttatttatagacatgggaggaCAATTTAGTGAAATAAAGTAACATGTTTTTGATGGTTtttgtcatttttcaatttttagttggtttttattttgaaaatgcaatgcatgctctattctatatgcaaaatttaaatgacaatgcaagttatgctaagtgaatgcaattactaaatgtgacaatataatacaaatttgaaatctaatgcaatcctatatgaatgcaactaaatgaattatcaactaaatgcatgcgaaaaattaaacgtgaaggaGAGAATTCGGATAAAAGGGAGAGATCGTACTTGTTATTTGGATTGAATATGAGGAGCATATCAAAGGCTTTGGATTGAAAAGGGAGGATAATAAGCCATCAACTCGGGGACTAAGACcccatctcatcatcatcatcttcatcattgttATTTCCGGTAGTAAAGTCGGAGCTTTGAATCAAATCTTCGGGGTTGAAGGTGAAATTACCTCCACTACCGCCGACACCCGAGAAACCTCCCGTGAAATCTCCACTCATGTCCATCACGCCGCTATCTCCTCCCGTGAAACCACCACCGGATCCCGACGCACCCGCATCACTAGCAAAATAGGGCCGAACTCCCCCTAACCATTGGGCATCATGGCCCTCCGGACtattgcgaggtatagcttgataccatcaagtttttgaaaagattactaattgttctaatcctatcgtttagctaagtcgacaataagGGATGAATTTGTTATACTAAAGCTACCCAAGACAAAATGAAAATCAAACTAAACAAGAAAGAGGAATGTAAATGAACAAGAAGAAAGgataagttgtaaatcaaatgattaaaaagcctaagactcggttcttcccaaacaattcgtaactccacacaatcaaatctctaggctaatcacaagggtagATAGGTGAGAAGGTGACGGCTCTAATTAGTCTAAGatccccctctcgggttcgaaataggacactagtactacccaccaacccccctctcgggttcgaaagtcggaatccctaactcaatacccgactaccccaaaaacatgcattttcccaaggtagtccaataattgctaaggtcattaagccccatcaatttccgggtcatcccactccctctctcgagggtcgatttcaaacgctagtttagaggtgtcctaccccggttctccctttcggtctcaaccaaggttaacaatagggtcaaatctcgggtatccaaatcacaacctaaccaactctcgttggtggtcaagggtcgtaagtcaacACTACCCAAGAGTCAACCCATAACCCAagtcattcctctaaactaccctcaccaatttccccaaataattagcctttatgagattcaattagtgaaattactcatgttgggtcaaaccgagccctagtagaggactactcactaatcatggtcctaattgcaaaataaacaataaagatggaaactttggtcataaacatggtgagaagataaatcttactactaaacatgcaacaatccaacaatagttgtaaagaaagatgatttaatctaataacaaggttgattaaactaaaagacacaatctttaacccaatcaactcaaagattaagtctttgaggacaactatccaaggatgaacaaatgaaagagaaacaaaggaaagatgaacaataaaaagatgaacaatgatgaaaacaacaacaacaaacaaacaacaacaacaattttaacataaacaatcaaacaaacatgaaagaagaacaaaatgtaaagaaatgaaaatagggagagaattaataccaactcaatagcaaaagaggaatttggatagaaataataaagaaggagaaccttcaatcttcttacaaacccaaattctattactaattaattgaagaacttctctaattaaggaaagattaacaaagagattaacaaagttttaaacttgaaagggtaaatattctggatctagggttgtgtgtacaaaagggtttaagagggggtatttataggcttgtacaagattaggaagaaaagaggaagaaaagagagaaaagcccAAATCTCGTTGGTACCCAATCTCGATACCGTATCTCATACTCCGTCATATTCACTCATTTCTTCCCCTTtcattttgcacaagaaataagaaaatgattttggaccacacaaaacactctaccCTACATAcaattgattttggaccacacaaaaccttccaaaaaaggaaagagggaagaaaatccgACTATCATGAAAACGGAAAGAAGGAGGAaatgagtgaataggagggagtatgtctTTAAATAAGCCTATTATTGTAGTGGTTTCACACTTGTTGCATACTTGCATATGAGAGGATGGTATTAGTGTTAGCTGGAGACGATATCATTTtaataaataaatgattgagaccgAATGAATATTTGGTGAATTGGGTTTCAACTTTCAAATAACTTTTAAATAGCCGAAAATGGGTGTTTAGTTAATTTTGCATACAAAAAAGAAGACATAAGAGAAATTACAAGTTCTACATTTTAAAAACAGAAATTTTAGTAATTTGTTTGCTTGTAgatattgttatttttttttttttggtacatcaTTTTGTTATATCATACATATTATATGTATTGTCCTAACAAAAGGGAAAAATTACTTGTGTTATGTGAATTAAGATTCAAAATTGCAACTTTTCAATGAATTAAATTAGGTTTTGAGAGGGAGAGAAAAGAGGGAAtgatgtttattttttttttaaagtgaaagggtagtgaaaaaaaaaataatgactGTTCCGGGAATAATTCTAGAGCAGTTatacgttaccacccgtgcttgtagaataacgtctttggttgaatcctccttgcggtctcctgaaacaatgagcaaactgagaaactcggctttgggccgagcgaactcactccgacgctcaagtcagtaaacttagagagataagttgttgttacttggcgaagtatatattgtagagagataagtaagatattaccagataaatagtgattcttaggttaaattgtggatctcctcctcaatgagagttgaggagtatttatagactttcaccttttgtcacgtagtggccaagtggctaggaggtggaaagactgatctacccctcggccgagggacccatggcaggccggcgggccctgttgactcaccgccgaggggtcttggatatgagttcgcggatgtgtgcctcggctggctagttgtccccgccgaggcacaagagacaggccgacaggtggcgtcggttaggctgtctaagtcgttgacttgctgtggatatctttgaccttgctcaatatgttgactggtcagcgggtgcagaatatgccccatcaatgacAATTTATGTAATTGAACATCAAAAGGTGTACAAATTCTAAACTAGCAGATAAAATCTTTGGATAATCaggaaaataattttttttttggtgtcaaTCGGAGTGTTCATCGTCGATGTATAATTTCCTTGCCATATGCTCTCACAAAAAGATAAGCGGCAGCTGTTTGATGAGATTGCTGAGTTTTTTCTTTGACTGAATAGATCGTCTCATTAAtaaagtcatacgacatctatAACATATATTAAATAGATGGGATAAAAATCTATAAAATTAAATACACCAACCGTTGTAAATAAGAATAATTTACAACGGAGGTATAAATCCATCCCAACCAACACATTTTTTGGGGGTAATATTGTAATACATCCCTTCGTTGtaatttacaacggttataagcaaaactaattgaattaaataaatgaATTCTCCTTTAAATAAAGATTTCTAAACTTAATTTACCCCGCTTATGCACATCCCCACACATTATCCCCTGAATTAGTCTCTTTTCAATTTGTCTCTCTTTATGTTTTTCTTCATCACAAATGACTGGCTAGTAATAGTAGACTCTACAAATCTTCGAGGAAAATTGAGAAAATCCTAATTAAATTATGGGTAATGATAAATGCAGTTCTTAGAGTTGTATTTAAGTAATCAATAACATTCATATTTGGtattaatttaaaaattacagattaaattacacataaatcaatataattaatgcatatattaaggtTTTATTTTCTCTTTTGACTCCTTAAATACTGTATTTATCATTTTCCTTATATTATTAATTAGACAGGTTACCTAACTTTCACTATTGCATTATTGCGGATGGAACAATTATGGAGTATGTTTGAAATAATTACCCAAATAAATCCTCAACTACTCGTCCATTATTGGGTCACATTCGGACTtttacaaattcttgtttaaaacAGGACAACAGGTATATATCGGACTTTAACCTAAAACGAAAGAAATAAGATTGGTAGCAGAATGCTTAGAAACCAGCAAAAACTTGCTCCATTTATATAAGTggatactccctcctatccactcttttcttccctatttcctaaaacggattattcaagttttcttcccctttcctgtttaagaaagtttttattaatattatacttttacctctttccactcatcaaaccccactatatactttattaatatttaattctaattattcccacctctctccaataaccaaactccacccatctcctttattaatatttaatcataattattcatacctctctccaattaccaaaccccactcatatatttatcaatattatactcccacccttaatctccgtgcccacttcaaagggGAAAAGAAggatggatgggagggagtattattttactCGTTTTAATTTTAAGACGAATATGCTTCTTAGGGCCAAAACTTATTGGAAAATTTATTCATACTACCTTTATTACTTGATGCTAACATTTTGAGACCATTCCACTATAAAAACCTCTCTACTAACTGCAAATTCTCACATCCTCAAACATAACTTAAAAATGTCTTCCCTACTTTTCTCAGCTTCAATCACTCTTCTCCTCCTCTCAATCCTCCCACTCTCCACTCCCGAAGAACTCCTCGACACCGATGGCGACCCAATTTATAATGGCGGCCAGTATTACATTACCTCACTAAATATCTATGGCAGTAAGGGCCCTATAACCTTGCAAAAAACAGATGACTATTGTCCATATTACATAACCGCAGATAAAActgaaaattcacgtggtatccCTGTTAGGATAAACAGTCCTTACAGAACCCAGTTCATTTCCTTCGACCAACCCGTTTCCATGGCATTTACGGGCCGAATGCCGTGCCATTACTCCCCGGTGTGGGGCCGGACTTTTGACCGATATTCCCGAAGGGAATACATCACCATTGATGGTAGTAATCGGTACCGGCCTTTCATTATCTCAAAGAACGACGAATCAGATAGCTATGGCATTAAAGTCGTGTCTCCTGACGgaaacattatttctaatgttgGATTTTTTGAGGATAATGGACTTTTAGGTCTTACTGAAAATTCTACTGCCGTGACCTTCAAGAAAGCTTTCTATTATGCTAATAATCCTCAATTATCTACGTCTTAAAAGTTAAAATCAATTATTGTGATTATGTATTTATCGAAATAAGATCTGATATGGAGTCATGTCGAATAATAATGTACGTCTATCATCACCCTTGTATGTGTTGAATAATGAGAGTACTACTATGTATTACTCTCTTAATAGTATGTGATTATGTATTTATCGAAATAAAATTCTTGTTTGAATTTTTacgatctccaaaaccctagttggAGCGTATCTTAATAGTATGTACTCcgtatatgttattttttttcagTTGAAAATGCGTATTTACGGAGTATCCTCAAAAATTTGAATTATCATATCGTATTTTTTTAATCAATTACGctaaaatcaaataaaaatattttagtgtattaaattaaaataagaaaaaaaaaatatcaaccAAAAGCTTCAAAATTTCCATAGACATTCCAGAAGCGAACGCCTGGCTCCGCTACTGTGTTCACTGAGCCATTTATTTATGGAGGCAAAGTTTGAACTGTTATTTGATAATTGGTTATGGAGTTatattatcacaaattctcatttatggCCATTATTTTTTTTCTGAAGGCTACAGACGCGCTATATGTGATTATTTTGTGGTCAGATGTCACATTTTTACCGTACAAATGTGTCTATTTAAAAATGGTCACATCTGAGCATAAAATGGTCACGTATGACCGTCTGAAACTTTCAGACAAAACTGGTCGTCTGAAGGGAGACCTATGATTTTATTATTAGGAGATTGTGAAAATTCAAATGTCCATTTAAATTTATGAAGTTTAATAGCAAGTTTTATTTGTATTTATTTGAGCTTATGCCGGTCCAATAATTTAATAACCTCGAcatttttttttggtaacgagGGAACCCACAGCCGCTACCTTTGGTGCGCACTGGGTAAACCTCGACATATTATATGTGAGAAACTGGTATgaaaatatttctcattattcttgatttgaccaatgcacAGACGGTTCAGTTATTtttcattaatttaataacctcGACATTTTTTTTTGACTATACGGTATTTTTTAAGCCGTGTGCCAGTGgctaatatttctcattattcttgatttgaccaatgcacagacggttcagttattttttattgaaccaaggtacaaatattgtgagttcatgggtgcagagggatcgtaagttgtctgaagaagcagaaaataaaagattaagggaattgcggcgtcaaccgagctatattgaaagcgagaagaaaatggatgcgttacgagaaaggttaaaggaacaatgtATGTTTCCATTTTCcattttcccccacttgctaTTCCGGTTgcctaattgaggaaagaagtttgtactaacttaatacggactaccaaatatggaagatgcttttttttTTGGCGAAAAAAACTTGACAtaatgaaagataaatgacaacgATTAGGCACCAGCCGATGTaatataatgaaaacaattacgggtttataGTCAGCCGTGTCATAGTGCCAAATACAGAATACGGTTTCGCTTAACCCGTGTTTATTAGTTTCAATCAAATATTCAaacaacacacatgcaaaccttctcctcgctcacttaaaaccctcgaacacagagtttccctagaaccactactATTCTTCGTCGCCGTCGTCTTTGCAGTTGTCGTCGTCGTCGCTGTCATCGTCGCCTCTACCGTTGCCACCCCCATTGCCTCTGTCATCTCCTCCGTCATCGCTATACCGGGGTCGGCTTAtcctctttgaagaagtaataataaaccctactccttcgtctcattaacttaatgtctttattttcttagttgtgatattatcccctaattatcttaggtttattgtgtgttaaacaacacctattattttaagtatattgtgtgtcAGACAAAtctatatttttaggtatactgtgtgatcatttatttgagacgttgctcctgctatgtcgacttaatgcttaaagttagtagtttgttaatttctggtttagatatgggtggaaagcggaaaagaaatgatgggaaaaggtcaaacgaagaagattcaggtgatgagaataatttggaatcggatactggGTGAATGACCCATAGGGTTAAGCCCCTCAAGTTTCAATTGGAGTGATTAAGCCCCTTAACTTATATACAAAGTGAAATCaaccccttactcaaaatctcATGAGAAATTGATATACCATACCACAAATACAAATATTTAACCTACTACATAATCAAATTAcagataataatacaaataacagaattataatattttcttttagaaaaaaaaatcaaatttgggAGAAAATGCTAAAAATTTAGAAACGAAAATGAAAATTTTAAAACCTCTGAAAAAACTGTCTTTATATATTTTTGCATGTTATTTATGTTTCATACCGTtaacttttattttgtatatatttttgaTAGAAAGATCGTTATTTTTTGCCAAGATAATTAAACCAAGAAATAAACACTTTTGTAGTCGAAATAAAGTCTATTATAAGGGGTTTCTCAAGTTTTTGGCAAATTTAATTTTTCCCTCCTTTTTTTACAATTTTTGAGAATTGCTAAAAAAAGTAGAGAAAAACTCAAAGACATTTTTTAAGAatcatattttttaattttttaatatatatatatatatatatatatatatatatatatatatatatatatatatagagtcaagatccggtgagaacgaccactcggtgagaacggtgagaacactcTTCCTCCCTTAGATAAAGTTAAATGAAGGGCTGAGATTAGATATTAAATTAAACCCAACACGGCAACAAACTAATACTACACTCCATCCTCTTTAATTTCACACACCCCATAACTCAACATGCCCCTGTCGGAGCTCCGGCAAGATCGTCGCCAAACGCCGTGACCTTTGACCGCCGTCACCAACACCATAGACAACAGACCGTCTGCGTTGTGAGTCCACGTCGCACCACTGGACGGAGATTTCCTCTTAAACATCACATTTGCTTTCTCCTTCCCACCACCATCACTTTAAGCTACAAAATTCGTTACAAAACCAATTTGAGCTACATGAAATTAGTGTATATGATTTCTAAATTGTTGTATCTCAAacctattttaatgtatctagtaattaattttgtgtatttatactaagttaCATTAAAATAGACGTAAGATACATTAAAAATTGGTGTAGATACATCGAAACAGACGGAAACTAATGAAGGAGACAAACAAGGTGAGGTAGTTGTCGCCGGCGACTTGTCGTTTGCCATTCACGAGTAGGACCAAAGATTCCCTCGTCGACCTCTTCCATGCCACAAATATCGCCGGAAAATCAAGATCTAAAGATGATATCGCCGGGAAAATCGAGATCTGAAGAAGTATAATCGAGATATGCTGGAGTTCAAAATTTGTAGGTTTGGAATGCTAAATGGAGTCCATGGAGGTGCGCCGGCATCCGAGAAGTTCGCGACGATTCGCCGGAGCAGTTAGTGATCGTCGCCGGCAACGATGGAAGGTAGTAGGTGGCAACGACAGCTGATAAATGTTGTTGGAGGTGCTGGCGTGCTTCTGAACTCCGGGTGGTGTCGGTTGTTGTCTGGGTGGCCGGAAATAAAGCAGTGGGTGGCGGAGTAGGAGATGCGCCGCTCGAACGTTGCGGTGGTCGATGTTTGGTTGGTTAGCTGCTGGTTTTAATGGAGATGAATGACGAGAAGAGTTTTGTTATTGTTTGGATAATTTAGGATTATGCTTGTGTGAGGTTGACTTGTGGAAATCCCATGGTTAGTGTTCGTTCTCACGTTCTCACCGAAAGAAATGTTCTCACCTGAGGatctaaatctatatatatatatatatatatatatatatatatatatatatatatatatatatatatatatatcccaaAATATAATTATGTTTAAGGTTAAATATGTTTTTTGTAGTGAGAAATTTAATTTCTCATGATATTTTGGAAAAGGGGTTGGATTACATCTTTTGTAAAATTAATAGGGTTTAGTTACAATTTTTGTCAAACTAATAGGGCTTAATTATCCCAATTGaaacttaaggggcttaatcTCACGATTAAACAAAGTAATGGGGTTCAATTATTACTTTCGCCCATTAATTTACTCACTTCATAATTCACCACCCTTCATAACTCGAGGATGAACTAATTGTTACAACTAGGGCTGGTCAATAGTGTGAGTTGGCCGGGTCCGGGCCAAGTCATGGGGCGAGCCAGGCTTGGGTTGGGAGACCCGGAACCAGCTCCGAGATTGATGGAAAGTCAGACCGGGATGAGGCGGGCTGGGTCGGGCTGTGTGGCCAATACTCCTAACTCATGAAAATACTTTTCTTAACGACTTTACCAATTTAAGTTAAATCATTTTATACATGCGGAGTTAGTTAGCATTTAACCTTATTGAACAGTAGAATACATAACACATTAATTAATTCAACACCCTCCATAACTCGAGGATGAACTTATTATTGATGATACAACGAGGTACATGCATAAACATTACAATGACACCATGCATGGATACTAACTACCCACGTTTAACTTAAacacaaattataaaataaaaccGTCTAATCCTTGGAGTATAAAACAATCCTTTTTTTAGTTAAACACTCAATTACTTATTAGTTATTACTACAAATAGTTGAGTGTTTTTAAATTTATAAGGATTATCCTACACTGTAAGACGACGGTTTTACATAATATTACCGTTCAACTTATTTTTTAATAAGAGGTAGGTAACTCGAGATGAACTTTGATAgctttcttgaaggagactctaGTAGGAGAGTCGGTAATACCTAAAAGTCCATCATCTTCATATAACCCGACATTAAAACTCGGTTCGTCAACTGAAATCGAATACTTTAACTCATAAATAGGTAACAAAGACTTATCGGTCTTAGTGATGGAGAAAGGAATGTGAACTGGCATGGGATCTTTGCCGGCGGTGATGTATAACCTTTTAGCCAACAACATGTTGGTGACCTTCTCCTTGGTGTGTGTCCATACCAGGGATTTGCCGCATTCGGTGGGACCTTTGAAGGATAAGCTAATTTGTTGGTCAAGCGTAATGTTACCGGCCAAAACAGGGCTAAAGACCCGAATTGGGGACCCGGGTGAATCTCCATCTTTTTCTTGGATAATTAAGTGTGGACATATATCATGGGTATAGGtaagaccaccaccaccactcgtCGGGATAATGTAATATTCCCCTCCATTTTTTATTGGGTGACCGTCGATATCGACAAGATCAAAAGCAGTGGTGA
The Silene latifolia isolate original U9 population chromosome 11, ASM4854445v1, whole genome shotgun sequence genome window above contains:
- the LOC141612563 gene encoding trypsin inhibitor 2-like, yielding MSSLILSSASITLIVLLSILSFTTAFDLVDIDGHPIKNGGEYYIIPTSGGGGLTYTHDICPHLIIQEKDGDSPGSPIRVFSPVLAGNITLDQQISLSFKGPTECGKSLVWTHTKEKVTNMLLAKRLYITAGKDPMPVHIPFSITKTDKSLLPIYELKYSISVDEPSFNVGLYEDDGLLGITDSPTRVSFKKAIKVHLELPTSY
- the LOC141612562 gene encoding kunitz-type trypsin inhibitor alpha chain-like; its protein translation is MSSLLFSASITLLLLSILPLSTPEELLDTDGDPIYNGGQYYITSLNIYGSKGPITLQKTDDYCPYYITADKTENSRGIPVRINSPYRTQFISFDQPVSMAFTGRMPCHYSPVWGRTFDRYSRREYITIDGSNRYRPFIISKNDESDSYGIKVVSPDGNIISNVGFFEDNGLLGLTENSTAVTFKKAFYYANNPQLSTS